From the Tribolium castaneum strain GA2 chromosome 2, icTriCast1.1, whole genome shotgun sequence genome, one window contains:
- the LOC662239 gene encoding ABC transporter G family member 20, with translation MAAKEAVYVQDACKSYGKKEVLKNLRMKVPRGCIYGLLGPSGCGKTTLLSCIVGRRNLNSGDIWVLGGKPGTVDSGVPGPKVGYMPQDIALVGEFTVKDAIFYFGRIFDMPEKMLEERFNELSSLLDLPPDDRFIRNCSGGQQRRVSFAASMVHLPELLILDEPTVGVDPILRERIWNYLVEITSKSNMAVIITTHYIEEARQANLIGLMRGGRLLAEESPATLLTMFQTEVLEDVFFILSQKQSEGRLDDTMAVARSNLQIQNSNTDISVASFDTTRGSTDILTKEKQTKTKNKSGYELNGKRMKSLLDKNWKQFYRNVSGMIFILMFPIAQNVAFLLAVGPDPKGINLAVVNEESFATLCPNFNFSQSAVPYDDYNCHFHNMSCRFLSYIDTPMITKVRYDALPDALEAVKHGEVVGVMYMAENFTESFEARVEEGRDIEAEVLSFSEIKVWLDMSNRQIGATVKYKLLSIFKDFQKDLLRDCNYEPQMADFMNMTTFYGKDGDTFTEYMTPGLVLTIMFFLMTLMTSQIIVTDRSEGLWDRSIIAGVSSLEISLTHFIFQIGIVLIYTVTTLTITFAIFKIPNSGSMWIITLITFFQGLTGVGFGFWISIISENVTMANVLTTGSFYIMILLSGLMWPLEGMPIVLQWVSKCLPFTIAIDSFRNVMKKGWSFDYFEVWNGFGIEITWIVIFAVVNTMLIQSKR, from the exons ATGGCGGCCAAAGAAGCCGTTTATGTTCAAGACGCCTGCAAATCGTACGGAAAAAAGGAAGTTTTGAAAAACCTCCGAATGAAAGTGCCTCGAGGATGCAT ttacgGTCTCCTTGGTCCAAGCGGTTGTGGCAAGACAACCCTCCTAAGCTGCATCGTAGGCCGCCGCAACTTGAACTCCGGCGACATCTGGGTCCTGGGGGGCAAGCCCGGCACCGTGGACAGCGGGGTTCCGGGCCCAAAAGTGGGCTACATGCCCCAGGATATCGCCCTCGTGGGCGAATTCACCGTCAAGGATGCGATTTTTTACTTTGGCCGCATCTTCGACATGCCTGAAAAAATGCTCGAAGAGAGATTTAACGAACTTTCCAGCTTGCTGGATTTGCCGCCTGATGATCG ATTCATAAGGAACTGCAGTGGAGGTCAGCAACGGCGCGTCTCCTTCGCTGCCTCCATGGTGCACTTGCCGGAGTTGCTCATTCTGGATGAGCCCACGGTGGGCGTGGACCCCATCTTGCGCGAAAGGATATGGAATTATCTCGTGGAAATCACGAGCAAGTCAAACATGGCTGTGATTATTACCACGCATTATATCGAAGAAGCGCGGCAAGCGAATTTG ATCGGTTTAATGCGCGGTGGGCGCCTCCTGGCCGAGGAATCCCCGGCCACTCTCCTCACCATGTTTCAAACCGAGGTCCTCGAGGATGTTTTCTTCATCCTGAGCCAGAAGCAGTCCGAGGGACGCCTCGACGACACCATGGCTGTGGCCCGCAGTAACTTACAAATCCAGAACTCAAACACTGACATCAGCGTTGCGTCGTTTGACACGACTCGGGGATCCACCGAT ATCCTCACGAAAGAGAAACAAaccaaaaccaaaaacaaGAGCGGCTACGAACTGAACGGCAAACGGATGAAGAGCCTCCTCGACAAAAACTGGAAGCAATTCTACCGAAATGTCAGTGGAATGATTTTCATTCTGATGTTTCCCATCGCACAGAACGTGGCTTTTCTCCTCGCCGTCGGGCCCGACCCCAAGGGCATCAATCTGGCTGTCGTAAACGAGGAAAGCTTTGCCACGTTGTGTCCGAATTTCAACTTCTCGCAATCGGCGGTGCCTTACGATGACTACAATTGCCATTTTCATAACATGAGTTGCCGGTTTTTGAGCTACATAGACACCCCGATGATAACCAAAGTGAGATATGACGCGTTACCGGACGCTTTGGAAGCGGTAAAGCATGGAGAAGTCGTCGGGGTGATGTACATGGCGGAGAATTTCACCGAATCGTTCGAAGCCAGAGTCGAAGAAGGGAGAGATATCGAAGCTGAGGTTCTAAGTTTCAGTGAAATTAAAGTGTGGCTCGACATGTCAA ACCGGCAAATTGGGGCAACTGTTAAGTACAAACTTTTGTCGATATTTAAGGATTTTCAAAAGGATTTGCTCAGAGATTGTAACTACGAGCCTCAAATGGCCGACTTCATGAACATGACTACGTTTTACGGCAAGGATGGAGACACATTTACTGAGTATATGACACCGGGGCTAGTCCTAAC AATTATGTTTTTCCTAATGACTCTAATGACGTCGCAAATCATCGTAACAGACCGCAGTGAGGGCCTTTGGGACCGCTCCATAATCGCAGGAGTGTCGTCTCTCGAAATCAGTTTAACACACTTTATTTTCCAAATCGGAATCGTCCTCATTTACACAGTTACCACCCTCACGATAACGTtcgcaatatttaaaataccaAACAGTGGCAGTATGTGGATCATCACACTGATCACCTTCTTCCAAGGATTAACAGGAGTGGGTTTTG GTTTTTGGATTTCAATTATTTCGGAAAACGTGACCATGGCTAACGTGCTCACAACTGGAAGTTTCTACATCATGATTCTACTAAGTGGCCTCATGTGGCCCCTTGAAGGCATGCCTATTGTTCTCCAGTGGGTGTCGAAATGTCTCCCGTTCACAATCGCAATAGATTCGTTCCGAAATGTAATGAAAAAAGGGTGGTCTTTTGACTACTTCGAGGTGTGGAACGGTTTCGGGATCGAAATAACATGGATTGTTATTTTTGCAGTGGTGAACACAATGTTAATCCAAAGTAAACGATAA